The sequence TTGATATCTTACCACAGCACGCAATTCTCTGCATACATCTTATGAGTCCTACGTATATTATCGGCCATCGGCAACCGGATACGGACAGCATTGCAAGTTCTGTAGCGTATGCGTCACTACTCAATCAGATTCATTCAGGAACATTTATACCTGCACGATGCGGTGACCTGAATGCTGAAACAGATCATGCCCTCACCATTGCCGGAATAGAACCTCCGGTTCTGATTGAAAATGTAGAGCCATCTGTTGGGGATATTCCTTTTTTATATACTCAAAAAGCGCCCATGAACATTCCGGCAATCGATGTAGCATTGCTGATGGATGAATATGACATCAGGAACATCCCTATTGTTGATGATGAAAACCGGTTTCTGGGTCTGGTCAGTGAACATGGTCTGGCCCGGGCATATGTCAGTCCCCATGCAAGTCTTCCATTGAAAGTCGGGCCCATTAAGCTTGAAGCACTCGCCAGAATCCTACAGGCGGAGATCGTTCATGCAGCTCATGATGAGATACATGGGAACGCTTCAATAGTTATCGATGCGCTTCATATCTCTCTGGCACGGCTCGGTCCTGATGATGTGGCGATCATTGGTGATAATGAGCCATCCCAAATTGCGCTTGTAGCTGAGGGTATATGTGCACTCATCATCGCTGAAGGAGCACATCTGGGAGAACGGGTCAGGGAGAGTGCAAAGAGTATGGAAGTATCTCTTTTAAAAACCACATTGGATGCGTTCAGTGTAGGAAGGCTGCTGCACCTCTCCGGACCGGTTGAGACCATAATGGCAACTGATGCTGAAACAATCCATAAAGATGATCTCCTCTCAACCGCTGCCCAGATTGTCTCAAATTCACCTTACCGGACTGCCTGTGTTACTGATGAAGACGGTCATTTTATTGGGATGCTTTCCCGGAACTCATTTCTTGAAGATGTTCATAAATCGGTCATCCTGGTTGATCACAATGAGTATACCCAGGCGGTTGAAGGAATTGAGACTGCAGAGATCATTGAGATTATCGATCATCACCGGCTAGGAACGATTGCAACGCTCCAGCCGATAAGGTTCAGAAATGAGCCGGTGGGGTCGACCTCAACGATCATCACCATGCGATACCGGGAAGAACAGGTAGTACCGGACAAAGCCATCGCAATCATGCTCCTTGCTGGTATCCTGTCTGATACTCTTGTTTTGAAGATGTCAACAACGACTGACCGTGATCGGGAAGCAGTTGCCTATCTCTCCGGGATTGCAGGGATAGAACCTGAAGAATTTGGAAGTGAACTCATCAATAAAGGAATGAACCTTGATGGTGTTCCTATTGAAGAACTGATTGTGAGAGATATCAAGGATTTCACTCTTCAGGACCGGACTGTCTCAATTGCACAGATCATGACCGGATCACGCGAATTTGCTGATTCGAATATACAAATTATTCAGGATTCTCTTACTCTCTATCAGATGAAATACGGATATGATATCAGTATTGTTCTGGTGACCGATGTTATCGGCCAGAGAAGTTTTCTATTTGCTGCTGGTGACCATGGCCTTTTGACAAAACTCGGATACCAGAATCAGCCGGTAATCCTTGAAGGTGTCATGTCCAGGAAAAAGGATTTCTTCCCTTCATTTGGGCAGCGGTTCAGACAGGTCATGCAGAGCTGACATATCTATCTTTTTTTAAAGGCCTCTGCAGCCTTTACTATCGTATCTGAAAATTGTTTCGAGAACCAGCCATGGGTATAGCAGCCAATTGTTTCATGAACGTACATGCCATCATG comes from Methanospirillum hungatei and encodes:
- a CDS encoding putative manganese-dependent inorganic diphosphatase; translated protein: MSPTYIIGHRQPDTDSIASSVAYASLLNQIHSGTFIPARCGDLNAETDHALTIAGIEPPVLIENVEPSVGDIPFLYTQKAPMNIPAIDVALLMDEYDIRNIPIVDDENRFLGLVSEHGLARAYVSPHASLPLKVGPIKLEALARILQAEIVHAAHDEIHGNASIVIDALHISLARLGPDDVAIIGDNEPSQIALVAEGICALIIAEGAHLGERVRESAKSMEVSLLKTTLDAFSVGRLLHLSGPVETIMATDAETIHKDDLLSTAAQIVSNSPYRTACVTDEDGHFIGMLSRNSFLEDVHKSVILVDHNEYTQAVEGIETAEIIEIIDHHRLGTIATLQPIRFRNEPVGSTSTIITMRYREEQVVPDKAIAIMLLAGILSDTLVLKMSTTTDRDREAVAYLSGIAGIEPEEFGSELINKGMNLDGVPIEELIVRDIKDFTLQDRTVSIAQIMTGSREFADSNIQIIQDSLTLYQMKYGYDISIVLVTDVIGQRSFLFAAGDHGLLTKLGYQNQPVILEGVMSRKKDFFPSFGQRFRQVMQS